In a genomic window of Dehalococcoidales bacterium:
- the nuoE gene encoding NADH-quinone oxidoreductase subunit NuoE, with product MEEPDISVIKPLVEKYIGREDGLITLLQEIQQIFGYLPEEGLNIVSRALNIPMSRIYSIATFYSQFYLERRGRNIIRACRGTACHVRGGKAVLEAIEKRLGISDGQTTPDYRFTLETVACLGACAMGPVVLVDSKYYGKMTPGKVEALIENLP from the coding sequence GTGGAGGAACCCGATATTTCGGTAATAAAACCACTGGTAGAAAAATACATCGGCCGTGAAGACGGGCTGATTACGCTTTTACAAGAAATTCAGCAAATATTTGGCTATTTGCCAGAAGAAGGTCTTAACATTGTCAGCAGAGCGCTAAACATTCCCATGAGCCGCATATATTCCATAGCTACTTTCTACTCACAATTTTACCTGGAACGCAGGGGTAGAAATATTATTCGCGCCTGCCGCGGAACAGCCTGCCATGTCAGAGGAGGAAAGGCTGTTTTGGAAGCTATAGAAAAACGACTCGGAATATCAGATGGCCAAACCACGCCGGATTATAGGTTCACCCTGGAAACAGTCGCCTGTCTTGGTGCCTGCGCTATGGGACCGGTAGTGCTTGTTGATAGCAAATATTATGGGAAAATGACACCGGGAAAGGTCGAAGCGCTGATTGAAAATCTTCCTTAA
- the fetB gene encoding iron export ABC transporter permease subunit FetB, which yields MMNGVAELTLWQIITAYLFVIIVLIITRSRGISRTKEIVLSSVRMTLQLVLAGYILVYILDHPNPFATIGIVALMEVFAIYTIIGKFKGILTGELKIVIALSMGLGAGSCLLYLILAVIGVNPWYDPQYFIPIAGMVIGNSMTGVSLAVKNLLDGMTTRKQWIEEALILGAAPREATSDIINRTFDSAIMPTINSMLGMGIIFLPGMMTGQILAGISPTTAIAYQIAIMLAILGSVAMTVILTLQMGYKTFFNREEQLV from the coding sequence ATGATGAACGGGGTAGCTGAACTAACCTTGTGGCAGATTATAACTGCTTATCTTTTTGTAATAATCGTCCTGATAATCACAAGAAGCAGGGGGATAAGCCGGACAAAGGAAATTGTGCTTTCCTCGGTCAGAATGACTTTACAGCTGGTTTTAGCCGGCTATATTCTTGTATATATATTGGACCACCCCAACCCCTTTGCCACCATCGGGATAGTTGCCCTGATGGAAGTTTTTGCCATATATACCATCATAGGTAAATTTAAAGGCATTTTGACTGGTGAGCTTAAAATAGTTATCGCTCTTTCCATGGGACTGGGAGCCGGGTCATGTCTGCTCTACCTCATATTAGCCGTAATCGGAGTCAATCCCTGGTACGATCCTCAGTACTTTATTCCAATCGCCGGAATGGTAATCGGTAACTCTATGACGGGAGTTTCCCTTGCGGTTAAGAACCTGCTGGATGGAATGACCACCCGTAAACAATGGATTGAAGAAGCATTAATATTGGGAGCTGCACCCAGAGAGGCAACCTCAGATATCATCAACAGAACATTTGATTCGGCAATTATGCCGACCATCAACTCAATGCTGGGAATGGGCATTATTTTTCTTCCCGGTATGATGACTGGCCAGATACTTGCCGGGATTTCACCAACAACTGCGATTGCCTACCAAATTGCAATTATGCTTGCCATTCTGGGATCTGTAGCCATGACGGTAATACTCACCCTCCAGATGGGTTACAAAACCTTCTTTAACCGGGAGGAGCAGCTGGTATAA
- a CDS encoding ATP-binding cassette domain-containing protein, whose translation MEKEHNLFDFISVRYRDVIDIPNLSVGRGITTLFGPSGGGKTTILKMLNRMVSPTEGKIFYNSTPLVETNPVEHRRRVVMLSQNPVMFEGSIHDNLNAPFKFQKRPFPHDSAIYQVLESVGLDKNLKTTVNVLSGGEKQRLALARIILLQPEVFLLDEPSSALDADSADIVIETICHKARIEKKSIIMVTHSKTIARKYSDIIIRVAQGKITGQELNDERGS comes from the coding sequence ATGGAAAAAGAGCATAACCTGTTCGATTTTATATCCGTCCGTTATCGGGATGTTATTGATATCCCCAATCTGTCTGTTGGCAGGGGGATCACCACCCTCTTCGGGCCAAGCGGAGGAGGAAAAACTACCATTCTTAAAATGCTAAACAGAATGGTCTCCCCAACTGAAGGGAAGATTTTTTATAACAGCACTCCTTTAGTAGAGACTAATCCGGTTGAGCATCGTCGCCGGGTAGTTATGCTATCTCAAAACCCGGTGATGTTTGAAGGAAGCATCCATGATAACCTAAACGCACCTTTTAAATTTCAAAAACGTCCTTTTCCGCACGACAGTGCGATTTACCAGGTTCTCGAAAGCGTTGGGCTGGATAAAAACTTGAAGACTACGGTCAACGTGCTATCCGGAGGAGAAAAGCAACGGCTAGCCCTTGCTCGCATTATTCTTCTGCAACCTGAAGTCTTTCTGCTGGACGAGCCCTCTTCCGCACTTGACGCTGACAGTGCAGATATTGTCATCGAAACCATTTGCCACAAGGCTCGCATAGAAAAAAAATCAATTATAATGGTTACTCATTCAAAAACGATTGCTCGAAAATATTCAGATATTATTATCAGAGTCGCCCAAGGCAAAATAACCGGCCAGGAGCTTAATGATGAACGGGGTAGCTGA
- a CDS encoding pyruvate carboxylase subunit B, whose protein sequence is MERKGIKITDLTLRDGHQSLLATRMRTDDILEMAPGMDKAGFYSLEVWGGATFDVPTRFLNEDPWERLAKIKKAAPNTPLQMLLRGQNLVGYRHYPDDVVVEFVKHAAKTGVDIFRVFDALNDERNFEPALSTIKECGKHAQLAISYSLTERKMGGPVYNLDYYIEKAVKFEKMGADSLCIKDMAGIISPDDAYTLVKALKENIKIPVNIHSHYTSGMASMAFMKAIEAGVDMIDCCIAPFALRTSHPAAEPFVAALAGTEYDTGIDLNLLFELGQKLEGIVPKYRDFMDNTKMSSIDTAVLMHQVPGGMISNLVSQLREANALDRINEVYEELPKVRKELGYPPLVTPTSQIVGIQAVQNVLFGRYKVVSAQVKDYVYGLYGRPPRPIDPDVQKQVLKGYERGEKPITCRPADVLDPELELAKAAVGELTEDIGDVLVYALYPTTGLRFLKWKYGKEVPPLETEGKSLEDIKREDDLVAKAKSGKLVEAGSAQAAGTSGFRHYNVYVGDNVLTIGVEEVEEGAEPRQHIVAMPSPVKKASVAADVVTEPEPAGDETGVLAPMPGIIIRYEVKEGDKVKTGDNVVVLEAMKMAIDLPSPCDGTIKKLNFKGGDYVARDDVLAVIG, encoded by the coding sequence ATGGAAAGAAAAGGTATAAAAATCACCGACCTGACATTACGTGATGGGCATCAGTCACTTCTGGCAACCCGAATGCGCACTGATGATATTCTGGAAATGGCTCCTGGTATGGACAAAGCCGGCTTTTACTCCCTGGAAGTATGGGGTGGGGCCACCTTTGATGTTCCTACCCGGTTTTTGAACGAAGATCCATGGGAGCGACTGGCTAAAATAAAAAAGGCTGCTCCCAATACCCCCCTGCAGATGCTTCTTCGCGGCCAGAACCTGGTAGGCTATCGCCATTACCCAGATGATGTAGTGGTTGAATTTGTAAAACATGCAGCCAAAACCGGTGTAGACATTTTCCGTGTGTTTGATGCTTTAAACGATGAGCGCAATTTTGAACCGGCGCTTTCTACCATTAAGGAATGCGGCAAACACGCCCAGCTCGCTATCAGTTATTCCCTGACTGAACGCAAGATGGGCGGACCGGTTTATAACCTCGACTACTATATTGAAAAAGCAGTCAAATTTGAGAAAATGGGCGCTGACTCCCTGTGTATCAAGGATATGGCTGGAATAATAAGCCCGGATGATGCCTATACCCTGGTAAAAGCGCTGAAAGAGAACATCAAGATACCGGTTAATATCCACAGTCATTATACGTCAGGCATGGCGTCCATGGCGTTTATGAAAGCCATTGAAGCCGGTGTTGATATGATTGACTGTTGTATAGCACCGTTCGCTCTTCGTACCTCACATCCGGCAGCCGAGCCCTTTGTAGCGGCTCTGGCCGGGACCGAATATGATACCGGCATTGACCTCAATCTACTTTTCGAGCTCGGCCAGAAACTGGAAGGAATCGTGCCAAAATATCGGGATTTTATGGACAATACAAAGATGTCCTCTATCGATACTGCAGTACTGATGCACCAGGTTCCCGGCGGCATGATTTCGAACCTCGTGTCCCAGTTGCGTGAAGCCAATGCACTGGATAGGATCAATGAGGTATATGAGGAACTGCCGAAGGTTCGAAAAGAACTCGGATACCCGCCACTGGTTACTCCTACCAGCCAGATTGTAGGAATCCAGGCGGTGCAAAACGTTCTCTTCGGTCGTTATAAAGTGGTTTCCGCCCAGGTTAAAGACTATGTTTATGGATTGTACGGGAGGCCACCGAGGCCAATTGATCCTGATGTTCAGAAACAGGTGCTGAAAGGTTACGAGAGGGGAGAAAAACCTATCACCTGCCGCCCGGCCGATGTGCTTGATCCTGAATTGGAATTAGCAAAGGCAGCTGTTGGAGAACTGACTGAAGATATTGGAGATGTTTTAGTATACGCACTCTATCCAACCACTGGTTTGCGTTTCCTCAAATGGAAGTATGGCAAGGAAGTGCCGCCGCTGGAAACGGAAGGGAAGAGCCTGGAAGATATTAAAAGAGAAGATGACCTTGTGGCCAAGGCTAAGAGCGGCAAGCTGGTGGAGGCGGGTAGTGCACAGGCGGCTGGAACATCTGGATTCAGGCATTATAATGTCTATGTTGGCGACAATGTTTTGACCATCGGCGTCGAGGAGGTTGAGGAGGGCGCTGAGCCGCGCCAGCATATTGTAGCCATGCCTTCCCCGGTAAAGAAAGCTTCTGTTGCAGCTGATGTAGTTACTGAGCCTGAGCCAGCAGGCGACGAAACCGGTGTGCTTGCTCCAATGCCGGGAATTATTATCCGCTATGAAGTAAAAGAAGGTGATAAAGTAAAAACGGGTGACAACGTCGTAGTCCTTGAAGCTATGAAGATGGCTATCGACTTGCCTTCTCCCTGTGATGGTACTATTAAAAAATTAAACTTCAAAGGCGGCGATTATGTCGCTCGCGATGATGTTTTGGCTGTCATAGGGTAA
- a CDS encoding 3-isopropylmalate dehydratase large subunit, giving the protein MGKTLAEKILSEKSGGSRKAGDIAISRVDLAFVQDTTGPLTIRAFREAGFCELANHEKTVLFLDHAAPSPNWQLSNDHVFMRSFARETGCILSDVGEGVCHQIVAEKLAKPGDVIVGADSHTVTAGGLGAFATGMGSSDVAVAFALGKTWFRVPDTLFIELAGKLFPGVYAKDLILHLIGKIGADGATYKALEFGGGGISKMPVTDRLTIANMAVEAGAKVGLFPSDEMTYEYLKSLGREKDYKPLSPDSDAEYVERKKIDLASLEPTVSQPHTVDNTALAKDLNNIIIDQVVIGTCTNGRLEDLEIAASILKGRRRHSRTRLIIGPASPKVLREGVKKGYIDTLLAAGAIILPPGCGPCLGLHQGALGDGEVCLSTANRNFKGRMGNPKGNIYLASTATAAASAITGKITDPREML; this is encoded by the coding sequence TTGGGTAAAACTCTTGCAGAGAAAATACTTTCAGAAAAATCCGGCGGTTCGCGCAAGGCTGGTGATATAGCTATCTCGCGTGTTGATTTGGCTTTCGTCCAAGATACCACTGGTCCGCTGACGATACGGGCTTTCAGAGAAGCCGGCTTTTGCGAGCTTGCCAACCACGAAAAGACCGTGTTGTTTTTAGACCATGCTGCTCCCAGCCCAAACTGGCAGCTTTCAAATGACCATGTGTTTATGCGCTCATTCGCCAGGGAGACAGGATGTATTCTTTCTGATGTTGGAGAAGGAGTCTGCCACCAGATAGTGGCAGAAAAGCTGGCTAAACCTGGTGATGTGATAGTAGGAGCTGATTCTCACACAGTTACTGCTGGTGGACTTGGTGCTTTTGCTACCGGAATGGGTTCTTCGGACGTTGCTGTTGCATTTGCTCTTGGTAAAACCTGGTTCAGGGTTCCGGATACCCTCTTTATTGAGCTTGCCGGTAAATTATTCCCCGGAGTGTACGCCAAGGACCTGATCTTGCATCTTATAGGTAAGATAGGAGCTGACGGAGCGACCTACAAGGCGCTCGAGTTTGGCGGAGGCGGCATAAGCAAAATGCCGGTTACCGATCGTCTTACTATTGCAAACATGGCGGTAGAAGCTGGCGCTAAGGTTGGCCTGTTTCCCTCGGATGAAATGACCTACGAATATCTTAAAAGTCTGGGGCGAGAAAAGGACTATAAGCCTCTTTCTCCAGACTCTGATGCTGAATACGTAGAAAGAAAAAAGATAGATCTGGCTAGTCTTGAGCCGACAGTATCCCAACCTCATACTGTAGATAATACTGCTCTTGCCAAAGATCTCAACAATATAATTATAGATCAGGTTGTAATCGGCACCTGCACTAATGGTCGCTTGGAAGATTTGGAAATTGCAGCGTCTATATTGAAAGGCCGGCGCCGTCACTCCCGTACAAGGCTAATTATCGGGCCAGCGTCACCCAAGGTGCTTAGAGAAGGCGTAAAAAAGGGCTATATTGATACATTGCTTGCTGCCGGAGCGATTATACTGCCTCCTGGTTGTGGACCTTGTCTTGGTCTTCACCAGGGTGCTCTTGGGGATGGGGAAGTATGTCTTTCCACGGCCAACCGCAATTTTAAGGGACGAATGGGTAATCCCAAAGGGAACATTTACCTTGCCAGCACTGCTACTGCAGCAGCCTCGGCTATAACCGGTAAAATTACTGATCCGAGGGAGATGCTGTAA
- a CDS encoding 3-isopropylmalate dehydratase small subunit encodes MLKGKAFKFGDNISTDHIVPGRLAHLRSNLPELAKHVLEDADPNFATNVKPGDFVVGGSNFGLGSSREHAPLVIKMAGVSAVLAKSVARIFFRNAINRGLPVLICDTDNISDGDELEVDMEAGRIKNLTSGKVIAFKPIPAFMLSILNEGGLVPYITKHGDFKA; translated from the coding sequence ATGTTAAAAGGAAAAGCCTTTAAATTTGGCGATAATATTTCAACTGATCACATCGTACCCGGTCGACTTGCCCATTTGCGCTCCAACCTGCCGGAATTGGCAAAGCATGTACTTGAAGACGCTGACCCCAATTTTGCCACGAATGTTAAACCGGGAGATTTTGTAGTGGGTGGTTCCAATTTTGGGCTCGGTTCCAGCCGGGAACATGCCCCCCTGGTTATTAAAATGGCAGGGGTGAGTGCAGTCCTGGCCAAATCGGTGGCACGTATTTTCTTCCGGAATGCTATTAACCGTGGCCTTCCAGTGTTGATTTGTGATACAGATAATATATCAGATGGTGATGAACTTGAAGTTGATATGGAGGCGGGGAGGATAAAGAACCTTACCAGCGGTAAAGTCATTGCTTTCAAGCCAATACCCGCTTTTATGCTGAGCATTCTAAACGAGGGTGGTTTGGTGCCCTATATCACCAAACATGGCGATTTTAAAGCCTAG
- a CDS encoding isocitrate/isopropylmalate dehydrogenase family protein has product MTYNITLIPGDGIGPELTEATIRVLEATGIKFKWDIVNAGVDVIGEYGTPLPEHVIESIRKNRVALKGPITTPVGYGFRSVNVSLRKILDLYTCLRPCKSYAGTPTYFNNVDIVIVRENTEDLYAGIEFEQGKSETAEIIQMVEKLTGNQLRKDSGISIKPISVTGTERIARFAFEYARKNNRKKVTALHKANIMKYSDGLFLAVAREVAQKYPDIEFEDRIIDNMTMQMVKNPAQFDVLLCPNLYGDIISDLGAGLIGGLGLAPGANIGDEAALFEPTHGSAPKYKGMNKVNPMAQMLSGVMMLKHLKENEAAERIEKAIAAVVREGKSITYDLLPEERRNQAVGTSQVADAIIEKLG; this is encoded by the coding sequence ATGACGTATAATATTACCCTGATTCCCGGAGATGGTATTGGGCCGGAGCTGACCGAAGCTACTATACGAGTGTTGGAGGCTACCGGGATTAAATTTAAATGGGATATAGTCAATGCCGGAGTTGATGTAATAGGAGAATATGGGACCCCGCTTCCTGAACATGTTATCGAATCAATCCGGAAAAATCGGGTTGCACTCAAGGGGCCTATTACCACACCAGTGGGGTATGGGTTCAGGAGTGTAAATGTATCACTCAGAAAAATCCTTGATCTGTACACCTGTCTGCGTCCCTGTAAAAGCTATGCCGGTACACCCACATATTTTAATAATGTAGATATTGTAATTGTACGGGAAAACACTGAAGACCTTTATGCTGGCATTGAGTTTGAGCAGGGCAAGAGTGAAACTGCTGAGATAATTCAGATGGTGGAAAAACTTACCGGTAATCAGCTGCGTAAAGACTCGGGTATTTCCATTAAGCCTATTTCTGTAACTGGAACCGAACGGATCGCCCGGTTTGCATTTGAATATGCTCGTAAGAACAATCGGAAAAAAGTCACCGCGTTGCACAAAGCTAATATCATGAAATACTCTGACGGGCTATTTCTGGCCGTTGCCAGGGAAGTAGCGCAGAAGTATCCCGATATCGAGTTTGAAGATCGTATCATCGATAATATGACCATGCAGATGGTAAAAAATCCTGCCCAGTTTGATGTCCTTCTTTGCCCCAATCTTTACGGGGATATCATCTCTGATCTTGGTGCAGGCTTGATTGGCGGTCTGGGGCTAGCCCCGGGAGCTAACATTGGTGATGAGGCGGCTTTATTCGAGCCGACTCATGGTAGTGCCCCCAAATATAAAGGGATGAACAAGGTAAATCCGATGGCCCAAATGCTTTCCGGAGTTATGATGCTCAAGCATTTAAAGGAAAACGAAGCCGCAGAAAGAATAGAAAAAGCAATTGCCGCGGTTGTCAGGGAGGGCAAAAGTATCACTTACGACCTTCTTCCGGAAGAACGGCGCAATCAGGCGGTCGGGACCTCCCAGGTTGCTGATGCCATTATAGAGAAACTGGGGTAG
- the mdh gene encoding malate dehydrogenase: MPKVSIIGAGNVGATAAQRLLEKNLCDVVLLDIVEGLPQGKALDMAHSAHILGLTHHISGTNDYLDTAGSDIVIITSGAARKPGMTRDQLVGINVKIVGEVVEKAAAVSPQAILLVVTNPVDVMTYLAIKKSGFGPRRVIGLSGVLDSSRLAYLISRELNVPVTDVTAYVWGEHGQQMVVIPRLNTVRGIPITKMLPNNIISNLVQRTVGSGAEVVELLKSSSAYYAPSAAVIRMAEAILKDSHEVLPCAAYLDGEYGLSDVVCGVPVKLGRNGLESIIEIDLTPEERRQLAQSASTIRKMVIDSGLA, from the coding sequence ATGCCAAAAGTAAGTATTATTGGTGCTGGAAATGTCGGCGCTACAGCTGCACAGAGACTTTTAGAAAAGAACCTCTGTGATGTAGTTCTACTGGATATCGTGGAAGGCCTGCCGCAGGGCAAAGCCCTGGATATGGCTCATTCAGCTCATATCCTGGGATTAACTCACCATATTTCCGGGACTAACGATTACCTGGATACTGCCGGCTCGGATATTGTCATTATCACGTCCGGTGCGGCACGCAAGCCTGGCATGACACGTGACCAGCTAGTAGGAATTAATGTAAAAATTGTCGGTGAAGTGGTGGAAAAGGCGGCAGCGGTATCTCCGCAGGCAATATTACTGGTGGTGACCAATCCAGTAGATGTTATGACCTACCTGGCAATTAAGAAGAGCGGATTTGGGCCCAGACGCGTGATTGGGCTTTCTGGGGTTTTAGATAGTTCTCGTTTGGCTTACCTCATTTCCCGCGAGCTCAACGTACCTGTTACCGATGTTACCGCATATGTCTGGGGTGAACATGGCCAGCAAATGGTGGTTATCCCCCGATTGAATACTGTTAGAGGGATTCCGATTACTAAAATGCTTCCGAACAATATTATTTCCAATTTGGTACAACGCACAGTCGGTTCGGGTGCTGAAGTAGTTGAACTGCTCAAGAGTTCCAGCGCTTACTATGCGCCCTCTGCAGCTGTGATACGTATGGCTGAAGCTATTCTGAAAGATTCACACGAAGTATTGCCCTGTGCAGCTTACCTGGATGGGGAGTATGGTCTGAGCGATGTAGTTTGCGGAGTACCGGTTAAGTTGGGTAGAAACGGTCTGGAGAGTATAATCGAAATTGATTTGACTCCTGAAGAACGCAGGCAATTGGCTCAATCTGCCAGTACTATCAGAAAGATGGTTATCGACTCCGGTTTAGCATAA
- the polA gene encoding DNA polymerase I, whose protein sequence is MSNNKLVLFDGNALIHRAYHALPPLTDRSGEIVNAVYGFTSMLLKVLEEIDPEYAAVAFDKKAPTFRHKISDVYKANRPETPEDLAPQFDKVRHLVKAFNLPLFEMDGFEADDILGTLSNQAKNTGVEVIIVTGDADVMQLVSPGVRILYPKTGRQFSDTILYGEEEVEAKFGVKPELVADYKALVGDASDNIRGVPGIGPKTAVKLLNDYGGIEEIYRNITKIEPQRIRQLLTENERAARESRVLATIVIDMPLVLDLKQCRLRQYDRSQVIELFQRLAFSSLIGKLPEQEQEQEYGGGLNSTQAMVESNKPDKCEYTVVNTPDLLEKLVGDLAKSGSFAFDTETTGLDLANSPVVGVSFSCMPGKACYIPVGHVGWEQISQLDTREVSRVLKPVMEDQSVKKIAHNAKFDIEALAGLGIEVSGLSFDTMVAAHLLGEKALGLKELAFNRLGVEMTHLKEIIGTGSKQINMSQVEVSAASEYACADADITLRLAEIFTRELKEQQLYTLFTDVEMPLLPVLISMEQAGILLDTRLLDDLSHRLAKRLIELEASIYNDTGHRFNINSPRQLGQVLFDDLKLLGGRKTKSGYSTDAAVLESLKGAHPVVDKVIEFRTLAKLKTTYIDALPGMVNPSTSRLHTSFNQTRTATGRLSSSDPNLQNIPVRGELGREIRQAFIAPEGSVLLSGDYSQIDLRALAHLSGDPVLVDTFKRNEDVHTATAMQLFGVGGVEVTPDMRRLAKTVNFGVIYGMSGYGLEQATELSRQEAEQFIATYFEKYPGIKKYLEETKELARSQGYVQTVLGRRRMIPEINSPNRNIREAAERMAINMPVQGTSADIVKVAMINLDREIHNRGLSTRMLLQVHDELIFEVPEGEIGSVSKMVQGCMASAIKLDVPVKVDLKAGKNWGDMESLGA, encoded by the coding sequence ATGTCGAATAATAAACTGGTTCTTTTTGATGGCAATGCTCTGATTCATCGCGCTTATCATGCCCTTCCCCCTCTCACTGACAGAAGTGGAGAGATAGTAAACGCAGTGTATGGTTTCACCTCTATGCTGCTTAAGGTGTTAGAGGAAATAGATCCCGAATATGCCGCGGTTGCTTTTGATAAAAAAGCCCCTACCTTTCGTCATAAGATCTCTGACGTATACAAAGCTAATCGACCGGAGACTCCCGAGGATTTAGCCCCCCAATTTGATAAAGTTCGTCATTTGGTAAAGGCTTTTAACCTACCCCTTTTTGAGATGGACGGATTCGAAGCCGATGATATTCTTGGAACTCTCAGTAATCAGGCAAAAAATACCGGGGTTGAAGTAATCATAGTCACCGGAGACGCTGATGTCATGCAATTAGTGAGTCCGGGTGTAAGGATTTTATACCCAAAAACAGGCCGTCAATTTAGTGACACTATTCTTTATGGAGAAGAAGAAGTTGAAGCAAAATTCGGGGTAAAGCCTGAACTGGTAGCGGATTATAAAGCCCTGGTGGGGGATGCATCTGATAATATTCGTGGCGTGCCGGGTATTGGTCCAAAAACAGCGGTAAAACTCCTCAATGATTATGGTGGAATTGAGGAAATTTACCGCAACATTACGAAAATTGAACCGCAAAGAATCAGGCAATTGCTAACCGAAAACGAGAGAGCTGCGCGCGAGAGCAGAGTTCTTGCGACAATCGTCATCGACATGCCCCTGGTTTTGGATTTAAAACAATGCCGCCTTCGCCAATATGACCGAAGTCAGGTGATTGAACTCTTTCAGCGCCTTGCCTTTTCCAGCCTTATTGGCAAGCTGCCTGAGCAGGAACAGGAGCAAGAGTACGGCGGAGGCTTGAATAGCACCCAAGCTATGGTCGAAAGCAATAAACCTGATAAATGTGAATATACTGTAGTAAACACCCCCGACCTACTGGAAAAACTGGTTGGCGATCTGGCAAAGTCAGGCAGCTTTGCCTTTGATACCGAAACTACAGGGCTTGATTTGGCTAACTCCCCTGTTGTTGGCGTTTCATTTTCATGTATGCCGGGAAAAGCCTGTTATATTCCGGTTGGACATGTTGGTTGGGAACAAATCAGTCAGCTGGATACCCGAGAAGTGTCCAGGGTTTTAAAACCGGTTATGGAAGATCAATCAGTAAAAAAAATTGCCCATAACGCCAAGTTTGATATTGAAGCACTCGCCGGTCTGGGCATTGAAGTGAGCGGCTTGTCTTTCGATACCATGGTTGCTGCACATCTCCTGGGGGAAAAAGCTCTTGGCCTGAAAGAACTGGCCTTTAATCGGCTTGGCGTAGAAATGACTCATCTGAAAGAGATCATTGGTACCGGCTCAAAGCAGATCAACATGAGTCAGGTGGAGGTTTCGGCTGCTTCTGAATATGCCTGTGCGGATGCTGATATCACCCTTCGTCTTGCTGAAATATTTACCAGAGAACTTAAAGAACAACAGCTTTATACACTATTTACGGATGTTGAAATGCCCTTGCTTCCGGTGCTTATCAGTATGGAGCAAGCCGGGATTTTATTGGATACCCGTCTTTTAGATGATCTTTCGCATCGATTGGCAAAGCGACTCATTGAACTTGAAGCTAGTATCTATAACGATACCGGTCATCGTTTTAATATAAACTCTCCCCGCCAGTTGGGACAGGTGTTGTTTGATGACTTGAAGCTGCTAGGTGGAAGAAAAACAAAGAGTGGTTATTCTACTGATGCCGCTGTACTGGAATCCCTCAAGGGTGCTCATCCGGTTGTAGATAAAGTAATTGAATTTCGTACACTTGCCAAATTGAAGACAACCTATATCGACGCTCTTCCTGGTATGGTAAATCCTTCCACCAGCCGGCTGCATACCAGTTTTAATCAGACTCGCACTGCCACCGGCAGGCTGTCGTCATCCGATCCGAATCTGCAAAATATTCCGGTACGTGGAGAGCTCGGCCGCGAGATTCGACAGGCATTTATTGCACCGGAAGGTTCGGTTTTACTATCGGGCGATTATTCCCAGATTGATCTTAGGGCACTGGCACATCTGTCTGGTGATCCGGTTTTGGTAGACACCTTTAAACGCAATGAAGACGTTCACACTGCTACTGCAATGCAGCTGTTTGGAGTTGGAGGCGTTGAAGTGACTCCGGATATGAGGCGTCTTGCCAAGACGGTCAATTTTGGTGTCATATATGGTATGAGTGGTTATGGTCTTGAACAGGCCACTGAGTTGAGCCGCCAGGAAGCAGAACAATTTATCGCTACATATTTTGAAAAATATCCCGGGATCAAAAAGTACCTGGAAGAGACCAAAGAACTTGCACGTAGTCAGGGTTATGTACAGACAGTTCTTGGCCGCAGGCGCATGATTCCGGAGATTAACTCACCCAATCGTAATATCCGGGAAGCGGCTGAGCGTATGGCAATTAACATGCCAGTTCAGGGCACATCTGCAGATATAGTCAAGGTTGCGATGATCAACCTTGATCGTGAAATTCACAATCGTGGTTTGAGCACCCGGATGCTTCTCCAGGTTCATGACGAGCTGATTTTTGAGGTGCCTGAAGGAGAAATCGGATCAGTATCAAAGATGGTTCAGGGTTGTATGGCCAGTGCCATCAAGCTGGACGTTCCCGTAAAGGTGGATCTCAAGGCTGGCAAAAACTGGGGAGATATGGAGTCATTGGGTGCCTGA